From a region of the Calliphora vicina chromosome 4, idCalVici1.1, whole genome shotgun sequence genome:
- the centrocortin gene encoding uncharacterized protein centrocortin isoform X2 has translation MEVFAEESQQKGEEDLSKYMLDDLQLAAELGKTLLERNKELETLLKDHKHTIEEQEQEIVYLKKHTTALREVNDSRLKVYEQLEVGIQDLERANHRLLVENTADKKHIKTLGHNIETLEARCEELTKQLDECRQSLTFERRKNERLLAEKSKQGCDANGVKLKPTLNSDSNNSPSDTQQMGYDANTTAPENCSYAFATPSPKNNANSTGISGIDGDSSFDLSMVCGQEGNDEIIKLVSDLETTKRAFMCEQQRCGELEEQLVSIIQENQSLQSRIAQTSATEEMKSMHDELSILDEVRQGQMCSRCLRSMDDRLMINDEQSSLAPTEECEEDEERSLLDLEGNRDDNASEHSQAAYRSSMSIKVTPQHPDSLDLNIPGSPNPYRDLVEKYEALLEVQRSSIARKNNHIAMGGNGGGVGMSLAEEFQSSGEFAQTQKLMFQAAHGENSGNCNASNNGDAASSCNGSMNNDSNNSNTKNDKNRGRTPTEFSEAETSSSGFSDETSNKGTQTDERPGYFLCSIGDGEDCTISIYDDVSPIDSRFRNRPEYRELFKEIFAVLKKAAENKEEGDKLPLLDDTHPNGVTAQKVPPVTPANEELPVDFADDAQSVISSAVSEQSFAMSECITKLERKTAKKHIIEKNQENKPPMAASVAQLSSPSGKQIVENGRILTPLKREPLDYLAVGVGIKKKNRRKNRNFSSDRSESPLALPTPPRIFVASGKKRKEVRPYVESPMAATPDPYNTPGSSRGGSRGAPKYEWNGNSMIIYNRSARGRSATGEVDVSNIPYRPSTVSQDLHKLKKLDLSYAEVLRRADACKQHHHSQQQQQRRRNHRH, from the exons ATCTTCAATTGGCTGCTGAATTGGGTAAAACTTTACTGGAACGCAACAAAGAATTGGAAACTCTGCTAAAGGATCACAAACATACAATTGAGGAACAAGAACAGGAAATTGtg tATTTGAAAAAGCATACCACTGCGTTGCGGGAAGTAAACGATTCTCGTTTAAAGGTCTATGAACAATTGGAAGTCGGTATACAAGATTTGGAGCGTGCCAACCATCGCTTGCTCGTTGAGAATACCGCCGATAAAAAGCATATAAAAAC gcTTGGTCATAATATCGAGACTTTGGAAGCACGCTGTGAAGAACTGACTAAACAATTAGATGAATGCCGTCAATCTTTGACCTTTGAGAGACGCAAAAATGAACGTCTCTTGGCGGAGAAAAGCAAGCAGGGCTGTGATGCCAATGGTGTTAAATTGAAACCCACTTTGAATTCGGATTCGAACAATTCACCCTCAGATACCCAGCAAATGGGTTACGATGCCAATACTACCGCCCCAGAAAACTGTAGCTATGCTTTTGCCACTCCTTCTCCTAAGAACAATGCCAACTCGACGGGTATTAGTGGAATTGATGGTGATAGTTCGTTTGACTTGAGCATGGTGTGTGGTCAAGAGGGCAATGATGAAATCATAAAATTGGTTAGTGATCTAGAGACCACCAAAAGGGCTTTTATGTGTGAACAACAAAGATGTGGTGAATTGGAGGAACAATTGGTGTCAATAA TTCAAGAAAATCAATCTTTACAAAGTCGTATTGCTCAAACAAGTGCCACCGAGGAAATGAAATCCATGCATGATGAATTATCTATATTAGATGAAGTGCG GCAAGGTCAAATGTGCAGTCGTTGTTTGCGCTCTATGGATGATCGCCTCATGATTAATGATGAACAATCCTCGTTGGCACCCACCGAGGAATGTGAGGAAGATGAAGAGCGCAGTTTGCTGGACTTGGAAGGCAATCGTGATGATAATGCCAGTGAACATTCACAGGCAGCCTACCGCAGCAGCATGTCCATTAAG GTTACGCCACAACATCCCGATTCTTTGGATTTGAATATACCAGGTAGTCCCAATCCCTATCGTGATTTGGTGGAAAAATATGAAGCCTTATTGGAGGTGCAACGTTCATCGATTGCTCGCAAAAATAATCACATTGCTATGGGTGGTAATGGTGGTGGTGTTGGCATGTCTTTGGCCGAAGAATTCCAGTCATCCGGTGAGTTTGCTCAAACTCAAAAGCTCATGTTCCAGGCGGCACATGGTGAAAATAGCGGTAATTGTAATGCCTCCAACAATGGCGATGCTGCCAGCAGTTGCAATGGCAGCATGAACAATGACTCCAACAATTCAAATaccaaaaatgataaaaatcgTGGTCGCACTCCAACGGAATTCTCTGAAGCGGAAACCTCCTCTTCAGGCTTCTCGGATGAGACCAGCAACAAGGGCACCCAAACTGATGAAAGACCCGGCTATTTCCTATGTTCCATTGGTGATGGTGAAGACTGTACTATTAGCATTTATGATGATGTCAGCCCAATTGATTCACGCTTCCGCAACCGTCCTGAGTACCGGGAATTGTTTAAGGAAATCTTTGCCGTACTCAAGAAGGCTGCCGAAAACAAAGAAGAGGGCGACAAGTTACCTTTGCTGGATGATACTCATCCCAATGGCGTAACAGCTCAAAAAGTGCCACCTGTAACTCCTGCCAATGAAGAATTGCCGGTTGATTTTGCCGATGATGCTCAAAGTGTTATATCCTCGGCCGTTTCGGAACAGTCCTTTGCCATGTCTGAGTGCATTACCAAATTAGAACGCAAAACAGCCAAAAAACACATCATTGAGAAGAATCAGGAAAACAAGCCTCCCATGGCCGCCTCCGTTGCTCAACTGTCGTCGCCTAGTGGCAAGCAAATTGTAGAGAATGGTCGCATATTGACACCCTTAAAGCGGGAACCTTTGGACTATTTGGCCGTTGGTGTAGGTATTAAGAAGAAGAATCGTCGCAAGAATCGCAACTTCTCCAGTGATCGCTCTGAGTCTCCTTTGGCTTTGCCAACACCACCGCGCATCTTTGTGGCCAGCGGCAAGAAACGCAAAGAGGTGCGTCCCTATGTAGAGTCACCTATGGCTGCCACCCCAGATCCCTACAACACGCCCGGTTCATCGCGTGGTGGCTCTCGAGGTGCTCCCAAATATGAATGGAATGGTAATTCCATGATCATTTATAATCGTTCTGCCCGAGGACGTAGCGCCACGGGTGAAGTTGATGTATCGAACATACCCTATCGGCCCAGTACTGTATCCCAAGATTTGCACAAACTAAAGAAACTTGACTTGTCATATGCGGAAGTCTTAAGACGTGCTGACGCCTGCAAACAACATCATCATtctcaacagcagcaacaaagaCGAAGGAATCATCGTCACTAA